The following is a genomic window from Flavobacteriales bacterium.
AGTACGATGGCGCAAGGTCCATTGCAGCTGCGGCGCCGCGCCCAGGGAAGGGTGATCCGCGCGCGCCGACCGCATGAACGCATATCCGGCGAAGGTGGCCAGTGCCGACAGCGTTGGAGCACGCCAGCCGGACAGGCCCATCAGGTGCTGCATGAGCCAGGTCTGCGCCGCGGCCCCGCACGCGAGCCACACATGGCCGTAGATCAACACGCGGAGCAGGGGGCTGCGCAGGTCCGCGTCCATCAGCCCTACGGGTCCAGGTTGGGATTGATCACCAACTGGCGCACGGCCAGACCCACGGCCACGCCGGCCAGGGTGCTGTAGAGCGTGCGCAGCACCCGTTTGGTGCGGCCCGTGCTGGCGTACCCGGTGGCGTAATAGGGATCGCCTTCCATCAGCGGGTCACGGATGGAGCCGCGGGTGACGTGGACCCGGGGCAGGGCCATCACCCCGGCGTAGATCGGCGGCAGCAGCAGGGACATCACTTCCAGATCGAGGGCCACGACCGTGCCCGCACCGAAGACGAAGCCACCGATCATGGGCCACAGCGGCCGGTAGCCGTCGCGCGCGTCCTGCTCACCCTTGATGATCCACCGCATCTGGTCCACGCTGTAGTCGTTGCCGAACACGGTATCCATGAAGTACCACACGCGCTCGCGGCCCAGGCTGTCGGTGACGCTGAACACGCTCTCGGTCGGCTCGCTGCGCTCGATGAGCCGCGCCCCTTTGGGCACTTGATAGCGGATCTCCAGGGTGCTCTGCCCGAGGACCCTGCCCTGGACGGTCTGGCCGTTCATCAGCAGGATACGGTCCTGGGCCCGCCCCCCCATGCACAGGAGCAGAAGAAGGAGCCAGAGGGAACGCATCGGAAGCGGCCAAAGATAGGCGGTGCCGAACATCGCGCCGGCCGCGTTGTTGCTGGGATGGAGCGCGCCGACCGGCCTCATCGAGGTCCGTATATTCGCCGCGCCTTCAGGCCACCCCATGAACACCGTCACCTACCAAGAGCGTCACATCGGACCCCATGCTGCGGACACCCAGGCCATGCTGAAGGCCATCGGTGTGACGTCGCTCGATGCACTCATCCAGCGCACCGTACCCCAGGGCATCCGTGCGGCGCAGGCGCTTGCCACCGGCGATGCGTTCACCGAGCGCCAGCATCTGGACCACATGAAAGCGCTGGGCGCGAAGAACAAGGTCTTCCGCAGCTACATCGGCTTGGGCTTCAGCGGCACGGTGACCCCGCCGCCCATCCTGCGCAACATCTTCGAGAACCCCGGATGGTACACGGCCTACACGCCTTACCAGGCCGAGATCGCACAGGGCCGACTGGAGGCGCTGCTGAACTTCCAGACGATGTGCATCGACCTCACGGGGCTGCCCATCGCCAACGCCAGCCTGCTCGATGAGGCCACCGCCATCGCCGAGGCCATGCACATGCTGTACGCCGCTCGCCCGAAGGAGCTGGCCAACGCGAACAAGTTCTTCGCCGACAAGGGCCTCTTTCCGCAGAACATCGATGTGTTGCGCACCCGCTGCGCGCCCATCGGCGTGGAGCTGGTGGTGGGCGATGTGAAGGACCTCGACCCCGCCGGCGGCTACTTCGGCATCGCGCTGCAGTATCCCGCCATGGATGGTAGCGTGAACGACCACCGCGCCATCGTGGCCAAGGCCAAGGCCGCCGGTGTGAAGACCGCCGTGTGCGCCGACCTGCTCGCACTGGTGCTCCTGACGCCTCCGGGCGAGTGGGGGGCCGACGTGTGCGTGGGCAACAGCCAGCGCTTCGGAGTGCCCATGGGATATGGCGGACCGCATGCCGCCTTCTTCTGCACCACCGAGGATTTCAAGCGCCTGATCCCCGGCCGCATCATCGGCGTGAGCCAGGACCGCCGCGGCCGTCGGGGCCTGCGCATGGCGTTGCAGACGCGTGAGCAGCACATCCGCCGCGACAAGGCCACCAGCAACATCTGCACCGCGCAGGCCCTGCTCGCCGTGATGGCCGGCATGTACGGCGTGTACCACGGTCCGGACGGACTGAAGCGGATCGCCCGCAACGTGCACGCCCACACCCGCAACGTGGCCGAGGCCGCGAAGGCGCTGGGCTACACGGTGGCCAACGGCAGCTTCTTCGACACCGTCACCCTCGGCGGTGCCCACGTGGACAAGGTGCGCGCAGCGGCCGGGAAGCGTGGCATCAACTTCCGGTATGACGGCGGCCAGTTGAGCATCGCGTTCGATGAGACCGTGCGCATGAACGATGCGAACGACGTGGTGGCCGCCCTGGCCGAGGCCGTGGGCAAGCCCGCTCCCGCGCTCAGCGGCAACGGCGCCAGCATGGCCGTGCCCGCCGACCTGCAGCGCAAGAGCGACCTCCTCACCCACCCGGTGTTCAACACGCACCATACCGAGCTGGAGCTGCAGCGCTACATCAAGAAGCTCGAGAACAAGGACTTCAGCCTGATGCACGGCATGATCCCGCTGGGCTCGTGCACCATGAAGCTGAACGCCGCCAGCACGCTGATGCCGCTTAGCTGGCCTGAGTGGAACGCCATCCACCCCTTCGCGCCCGTGGAGCAGACGGAGGGCTACCAGGAGCTGTTCCGTGAACTGAGCGACATCCTCGCCAAGGCCACCGGGTTCACCGCCGTGAGCCTGCAGCCCAACAGCGGCGCGCAGGGCGAATATGCCGGCCTGATGGTGATCCGCGCCTACCATGAGGCTCGCGGCGACAAGCACCGCAACATCGCCCTGATCCCCAGCAGCGCGCACGGCACCAACCCCGCCAGCGCGGTGATGGCCGGCATGCAGGTGGTGGTGGTGAAGGCCACCGAGGACGGGCAGATCGACGTGGCCGACCTGAAGGCCAAGGCCGAGCAGTACAAGGACACGCTGAGCTGCCTGATGGTGACCTACCCCAGCACGCATGGTGTGTACGAGGCGGCCATCAAGGACGTGACCGGCGCCATCCACGCCAACGGTGGCCTGGTGTACATGGACGGCGCCAACATGAACGCGCAGGTGGGCCTCACCAGCCCCGGCGAGATCGGTGCGGACGTGTGCCACCTGAACCTGCACAAGACCTTCGCCATCCCGCACGGCGGTGGCGGCCCCGGCATGGGCCCCATCTGCGTGAACGACAAGCTGAAGCCCTTCCTGCCCGGCCACCCGCTGGTGAAGACCGGTGGTGAGGAGGCCATCCCCGCCGTGAGCGCGGCGCCCTGGGGCAGCGCGTTGATCCTGCTGATCAGCTATGGCTACAGCAAGATGCTGGGCGGCAGCGGCCTCACCGATGCCACGCGTTACGCCATCCTCAACGCCAACTACATCAAGGCGAAGCTGGAGAAGCACTACCCCATCCTTTACCTGGGCGATCAGGGCATGGTGGCGCACGAGATGATCCTGGACTGCCGTGAGTTCAAGCGCACCGCCGGGGTGGAGGTGGAGGACATCGCGAAGCGCCTGATGGACTACGGCTTCCATGCGCCCACGGTGAGCTTCCCCGTGGCCGGCACGCTGATGGTGGAGCCCACCGAGAGCGAGGCGAAGCCGGAGCTGGACCGCTTCATCGAGGCCCTGATCGGCATCCGCCACGAGATCGCCGAGATCGAGAGCGGCAAGGCCGACAAGGCGGACAACGTGCTGAAGATGGCCCCGCACACCAGCGACGAGGTCTGCGCTGATGCGTGGAACCACGCGTATGGCCGCGAGAAAGCCGCCTTCCCGGCGAGCGTGAACCGCGACTGGAAGTACTGGCCCACCGTGAGCCGGGTGGACAACGCCTATGGCGACCGCAACCTGGTGTGCACCTGCCCGCCCGTGGAGGAGTACGCGGCGGCTGAGGCCTGACCAGCGGGAACCGTTCACCCTGGAACGCACCACTGCTCATCCGGTGGTGCGTTCGTGTTCCAGGGCGCTCGACCTTCGATGGTCTGTGGCCGCGCCAACCGTTCGTGGAAGGGCTCCGGGTCCGTCACAAAGGCCATCCGTTCCGCCCCTTCGGGCCCACAGCTTCGGCCCGGGTCAGCGTCCGATCGCCGGCCCCAACGCCGATGCGGAACCGTGTGAACCCCCTTCTTCTTTCCCTGGCCAGCACGATGGTGCTCGCTCAGGAACCCGTGCAGCAGATGCCGTTGTGCTGGAATGCGCGCACACCGATGACCCAGGCCCATGGCCATGAGCGCCCGATCGCGATCGCGGAGGAACGTTCAGCTGCAGCAGTGCTTTGGTCGGAGGACTTCGAGAGCGGACTGGGCGGCTGGACGGTGAACACGCAGACCGGAGCCGTGAGCTGGCAGCTCACCAGCACCGGCAACACGGGCGGCTACACGCCCGGTCCCTTGCAGAGCACCACGGGCTATCCGGGCGGCACGTGGATCGTGGCGGACTCCGACGAACAGGGCACGGCGGGTGTGGCCGAGAACACGACGATCACCTCGCCCCCGATCACCGGCCTGGACACGGTGCCGTTCATGCTCCTGCGGTTCGAACAGAGCTTCCGCCAGCTGAACAACGACATCACCCAGGTGGAGGTGAGCAGCGATGGAGGGACGAACTGGACCGTGTTCCCGGTGAACGGGGAGGTGCCCGGCAACCAGAGCACACCCGGCGCTCCCGTGAGCCAGACCGTGGTGCTCAACATCAGTGCAGCACTGAACGGCGGCTCGGGCGACATCCGCATCCGCTTCCACTGGCTCAGTTTCGAAGGCTACACCTACAGCTGGCAGGTGGACGACATCGCCCTGTTGACGGTGGAAGCGAACGACCTGCGCCTGATCTCGGCCACCTACGCTGACTGGAGCCCCGACGAGCCCGACTTCGACGGCCTGCCGTACACCATCTATCCGATCGATGAGCTCCGCGAACTGAAGTTCAAGGCCGTCGCGATCAACAATGGTTCGCAGCCGCAGACCAACGTGCGGCTCAAGGCCGACATCGACGGGCCCGGCACCAACGATGTGGTCCTGTACAGTGCACCGATCACACTTTCTCCGGGGGCCGTGGACAGCCTGTACATCACGGGCTATACGCCCGTGGCCGCGCTGGGCACCTACCTCCTCCAGCTCTCGGTGGTGCAGGATGAACCCGAAGCCCTGCCGGACGACAACGGAAAGGTGATGCGTTTCGAGGTGCAGGTGGACCGCTTCGCACGCGACGAGGATGCGATGCAGGGCGACCGCAACAACGGGATCGACGCCTACGAACTGGGCAACTGGTACCACATCCGCTCCTCCGACCGGACGCTGTACGCCATCGAGGTGGCCCTGAGCGCGCGTACCGACCCGGGCACGCTCATCACCGCATCGCTCTACGACGAGGAGCTCGAGCTGCTCATGGGCACCGAGGAGCACGAGGTCCTGGCGGGCGAGCTGAACCTGCAGGGGCAGCACAAGTTCATCACCCTTCCGCTGATCGCACCCATGCCATTGGAGGAGGACCAGGACTACTTCGTGGCCCTATCGCACTATGGTGGCAATGAGGAAGTATGGACGGCCACGAGCGGCACGAGCGCGCCGCAGAGCTCGCTCATCTTCGATGGCGGCAACGGGCAGTGGTACTACGTGACGGTGACGCCGATGGTCCGCATGAACTTCGACCCCGCGGCGAGCGTGGTCGAGGGACCGGGACGCCCGCACGGGCTCCTGGCCATGCCCAGCCTGTTCGACGACCGCACGACGATCCGGATCGACCTGCCCGTGGCCTCGCAGGTGCGGTGGGAACTGCGGGATGCGGTGGGCCGCATGGTGCGGAGCGGAGAGGAGGGCATGCGGCCGGCAGGCCCGCACGGCATCGACCTGGACGGGGCGGGGCTTGCACCGGGGGTGCATGCCTTCACCGTGATCGACGGCGAGCGACGGTCCACGATCCGCATCGTGCGCAACGGGGCGCGGTGACCGGACCGCTAGCAAGCGGCGAAGCCCCCGGATGACGGGGGCTTCGTGCGTCGCACCGGGCTATCTTTGGCCGCCATGACGCGCCGCCCCCTGTCCGGTCCACCGCCCTTCCGGGCCTTGACCGGCGTGCTCCTCGTTGCCCTCATCCCGGCCTTCGCCACAGCCCAGGTCTGCGTGCTGAACGAGAACTTCGAAGACGCGGCGTTGCCGGCCGGCTGGGACATCGGCCCGGCGGTGGAGCGGATCGATGTGAACGGCGCCGGCACCGGGGAGTTCGTACCCGCCTGGCGCGTAGGCACTGCCGCAGAGGCCAACGCCAACGGCTACTTCCCCGTGCCCGATGGTCCCGTCGACGACCGGTTCGTCATGGTCAACGACGATGCGCCACCCTGCGACTGCGATCTGGACAGCGCCCGGTTGACCACACCGGCCATCGACCTCACCGGCGCGGACCATGCTCTGCTCACCTTCCGGTACTTCCTGGATGGCGCTTTTGGCGGCGATAGCTCGTGGGTGGAACTGACCCTCGATGGCAGCTCATGGACGCGCGTGGCCGACCTCGACCCAGGCACCGGGTGGCAGCAGCGCAGTGTCGACCTCACGGCTGCGGACGGAGCCCCGTCAGCGCGTGTGCGCTTCCATTGGACGGACCGGGGCGGCTGGGCGTCGGGCCTGGCCCTCGATGATGTGTGCGTGCGCGGCCGTGCGCCGCATGACCTGACCTTGGAGCGGCTCGCGTTCGGCGACCTGCACACCTCCCCCTTCAACAGCACCATCCCCGGGCTCGACCCGGCGGAGGTCCCGGTGACCCAGGCCGCATCGCCTTCCATCTCCATGGTGGTGCGCAACAAGGGCCACCTGCCGCTGTTCGGAGTCCACACCACCGTGGACCTTGCACTGAACGGTGGTCCCCAAGGTCAGTGGACCAGTGACACGCTTGCGTTGCTGGCCGCGAACGACGCGGATACGCTGGTGGTGCGGACGGACTGGGTGCCCACGGGACCTGGAGTGCTCACGGCCACCGCCACGGTCGGTTCGGGCGGTTCGGAGGATGTTCCGGGGGACGAGACAGGGACCGTGCAGCGCTTGTTGACCGCGACCGGCTGGGCCGAGGGTGATGGTGCGTACTCACAACGCAGTGGATCCACCCTGGGGGGCATCGATGCCGGGGGCGCGGGCTACATGGCCGGATGCAGGTACGAGTTCCAAGTGGATGACCTGGTGCATGGCCTGGGGGTGCGGCTGGATGTCGGCACCGAGGTGGGCGCCCAAGTGATCGGTCGCTTGCTGAACTCCGATCTGCAACCGGTGGCGAGCACCGACACGTTCCACATCACCGATGCCGACGTTCAGGCGGGCCTGTCCTGGGCCTGGACCTACCTGCCGTTCGATGCGCCGGTGCCGGTGGATGGAGGTACGGATATGATGGCGGTGGTGGAACAGGTCCCGGACAGTGGCCTGATGCGGATCGCCTTGGGCGGCGAGGTGCGACCGGGAACAGCCGTGGTGCACGAATTGAACGCACTGGACTGGAGCTATCCGCTGCGCGCGCCCTTGGTGCGCCTGCACCATAGCCCGGTGGCGGTGGCGCTGGCCCAGCCCTTGGTGCGTCCCGACCTGATCCTCCGGCAGGAGGGGACGCAGCTCGTCATCCGGGCCCCGTGGCCCATCCGAAGGATACGCGTGCTTGATGCGGCGGGGCGGACCGTGCTGGCGGAGGGCCCCTCTGGAGCGACTTCATCTTTACCTGTGGTCGGCTTGGCCCCGGGCTCATACACGCTGGTGGTGGACGGCCCGGACACCAGGGCCACAGCGCGGTTCGTGCACAGCCGCTGAAGCCTTGCGGGGCCTATGGGCCGAACGGTTCCACTGATCTGAGGAACGGGGTGCTTGTGGAAGCAGCGGGATGGCTACCTTGGGCGTCCTTAATCAAGGAACAACCCTTCAACCGATGGTCACTCGATACACGACAGCCCTTTCGTT
Proteins encoded in this region:
- the gcvP gene encoding aminomethyl-transferring glycine dehydrogenase, giving the protein MNTVTYQERHIGPHAADTQAMLKAIGVTSLDALIQRTVPQGIRAAQALATGDAFTERQHLDHMKALGAKNKVFRSYIGLGFSGTVTPPPILRNIFENPGWYTAYTPYQAEIAQGRLEALLNFQTMCIDLTGLPIANASLLDEATAIAEAMHMLYAARPKELANANKFFADKGLFPQNIDVLRTRCAPIGVELVVGDVKDLDPAGGYFGIALQYPAMDGSVNDHRAIVAKAKAAGVKTAVCADLLALVLLTPPGEWGADVCVGNSQRFGVPMGYGGPHAAFFCTTEDFKRLIPGRIIGVSQDRRGRRGLRMALQTREQHIRRDKATSNICTAQALLAVMAGMYGVYHGPDGLKRIARNVHAHTRNVAEAAKALGYTVANGSFFDTVTLGGAHVDKVRAAAGKRGINFRYDGGQLSIAFDETVRMNDANDVVAALAEAVGKPAPALSGNGASMAVPADLQRKSDLLTHPVFNTHHTELELQRYIKKLENKDFSLMHGMIPLGSCTMKLNAASTLMPLSWPEWNAIHPFAPVEQTEGYQELFRELSDILAKATGFTAVSLQPNSGAQGEYAGLMVIRAYHEARGDKHRNIALIPSSAHGTNPASAVMAGMQVVVVKATEDGQIDVADLKAKAEQYKDTLSCLMVTYPSTHGVYEAAIKDVTGAIHANGGLVYMDGANMNAQVGLTSPGEIGADVCHLNLHKTFAIPHGGGGPGMGPICVNDKLKPFLPGHPLVKTGGEEAIPAVSAAPWGSALILLISYGYSKMLGGSGLTDATRYAILNANYIKAKLEKHYPILYLGDQGMVAHEMILDCREFKRTAGVEVEDIAKRLMDYGFHAPTVSFPVAGTLMVEPTESEAKPELDRFIEALIGIRHEIAEIESGKADKADNVLKMAPHTSDEVCADAWNHAYGREKAAFPASVNRDWKYWPTVSRVDNAYGDRNLVCTCPPVEEYAAAEA